A region of the Anguilla anguilla isolate fAngAng1 chromosome 16, fAngAng1.pri, whole genome shotgun sequence genome:
ATTGGACCTTTTAGAtgcctttctctcctctccacaatTCAATTATTGGCAGACTTTCACTGCTGGGCTTTTAGTTAATTAAGCGGTTCTCAGCAGGTACTTATTTTTTGAGAGCATGCGCTCGCTCCTGTAAAATGCGTCTGTCTTGCACCAATGTTTTTCTCCTGTGCCTAGCTAAAAACCTGGTCTTGCCACGTTCGGCTGTGAAGTTGAAGAGCGTATATTTCTCGTGCTTGGACTGAAaggtttccacacacacacacgtgccattgggaaagagacattttttaaatgttcccaCGCTGTCGCCGTGTGACTCGGCCTTCTCGCTACGCAGTCGCCCGTTTTGGCTTCATATCCTCCACACCGCAATGTGCTGGTTTTGAATGGACTGTAATGCTGATGGGGAAATGGCCGTTCTGAAGTGTGCTGCCTTTTACCGATTCATACTGCTTCATCTGGACTCGTGGCTCGCTGAAACCTTTGAGTTCCTTCAcatataaaaaagaatgaatatcTGGACACCATAAGCTCCTGGGTTTACCTTTATCCATCTCAGCGGGTCTGAATCCTTAGAGCGGTGTCTTGCTGCTGAAAAAGGATTAATTTGGCTTTGAGCTACGTAGTCAGAATACTAAAGGCCAACCAGCTGGGTGATACTGAGGTAGCAGCATACTGTAGCCTGCTGTCCTAGCTCTGTAACACTACTTATCAGGTGTTTGGTAACATGTATCTGTAGTGTACTACAGAACAAAAGGGTGTTTTTACAATGGCTGCCCCTCGCTTTTTTTCATAGGGAGATAACGCAGTGTAAACATGGACTAGCCTGAACATTcctcaataaaaacacaacagtaGTGTGCTTAGATTATACGGAAAAGTTTCTGAGTCATGATAAAGTGTCCTGATAGTGTTagaatttattatttgttttaaagaaagGGGTCAGATCAGGCCTGATCTCCAGTGTTAAGCCCAATAGTCAAAACAGTCATGTTGCAACCCCAGCCTTCTTTGTCACCATAGCGTAATATTCTGCGCAATATTCTTAGAATTCGGAAATTGAGCCAAATCAACAGGATTAGGTTGAGGCATGCTTCCACAATGCCCTAGGCCAGCCACATGGCCTGTGAGCGACTCACACAGTTACTTATCAGCTATAGCTAAACACCAAGGTCCCAAAGgaagtgggcggggggggggggggaatggagcAATTGAGAAATGATAATTGATCTCCATTGTATGCAGAGTGCCAGAAAGAAGAGTTTTGCTCCTTCTGTTCGGGTTTAAAGCGCCGAGGGGTGTTTGTGAGACTCTTGAGTGAGGTGCAGAAAAACCGTGGCGTGCCATAAGCATTTATGGGACAACGGGAGcacttgtccttaacttttaGATTCATTTTGAGGCAGGCTATCCCAACTGACATTCTGTGCCTATACTTTGTTACAAACCATCAGTTTTGCTGTGAACTTGgaacaaaacgaaaaaaaaagtcacGTGCTCAGGCTATGTAGGTTGCTCAAGGATAATGTCAGGGCATATTGTGGTGAAACTAAATTAGAAAGAGctgataaacacacaaagaatgaCGGCCTTTGGCGATGACTTCCCAGTTAAATTGCACCCTTTGCCGTTTGCGGAAATAGAAACAATTCCATTGCAGTTATTGTGTAGGCTGTATCCAATTAGAAAACTTTTTCTAGGAAACGTCAAATTGTCATGTTTGAAAGCGAAGGCAGGGAGGGCGTGTTTGGACATGATGAGCACACACCAAGGCTGCACCTTCTAAAAGCTGCCTGAAGGCCAGTTCAGGTCAAAAAGTGATTATCTGAGGAGAGGATTTGGAACCATTTATATGAGAAATGTTGTTCAGTGTAAACTaacatttcagaacatttgCTAATGGTTGCTGTAGTCATCATTATTCAGCATGTTAAACTTTGTCCAGGGTTACAGATGAGATGGATCCGCTCAACTAACTCACAACTTGTTACGTAAACGCTTCTGTAAATTAACTGTTGTTGTGGTGTCAACTATGTAGTTGTTTTTCCCACAAAGTAATACTCAGTAAaagattttattgtttattttaaaaacttgtctTATGTGACTCATCAGTCTCATCTTGTGTGCTCTAGCTGTTTTGAAGTTTGGCTTTTAAAAAGCTGACTTAGGCTTTCAGGATTGCTTAACAGTTCTAGCCATCTGGAGTTCTGGAGGAAGTCTTGGCAAAGAGCAGCTGCTTAGAACAAGAAGCAACCCCCAACCCAGGACactctcccaccccacccccacaaaccACACTACTTCCTACCAACCCCAGTACCTCtaccacaccacccccaccaccacactaCTTCGAACCACACCACCCACCACCATactacccccccaaccccactaCTTCAAACCACATCAACCCCAGTACCTCtaccacaccaccccccccccaaccactaCTGTCACTAAACTACCCCATCACTGTCCCTCCACCTCCATATCCCCACTACCATTagcacaccccacccccattcaaACCACATCCCCCTTTAccatcaccccctcccccaacaaaCTTTCTGCAGCATCACCTTTCCACCCCCACGTCTGCCAATCTAACACATTGCCCTTCCCCCACCACTGCCTCCCTTACTCCACCCCCACTGCCTCTTCACCTCTTTATCCTAATGGCCCTCTGACCCTGTGTAGGGGGATTGGGAACTTCACTCATGTccttatataaatgcagtgcgTTTCCTGTCCCTTCTGCAGACCCAAAGCATTTGTCTATTCCAGAATTTAACCAAATTTAACCTGCTTCGTTGCACAagttcatttttgcatattaaaattcagaaatAGCGCCACTAGCCGtacttatttaaatttttaccgGTTTATCCGACTTTTCAACTTTTTCGGTGCGGTCCTGTTCAGGTGGCTTTTGCAGGATTTTTCTGTGTTGTCTGTTTAATTTAAGCTGTAATTGCTTGACGGGTAGTGACAGTGTTTGTGGGGTCTCCACAGATGCGGACAAGCGCATCAAGGTGGCCCAGCCAGTGGTGGAGATGGACGGGGACGAGATGACACGCATCATCTGGGAGTTCATCAAGGAGAAGGTaaggggaggggctgagagagagagagcgagcagtGGGGTTTGTgtggagggggatggggaggcaGGGAAGGGAGAAGGTGAGGGGAGTGGCTAAGCGACAGAGAGTGAGCGGTGGGTTTAGGGTGGAGGGGGATGGTGAGGCAGGGAAAGGGAgaaggtgaggggaggggctgagagagagagtgaggggtggggttagggtggagggggatggggaggcaGGTAAAGGGGGTTGGTGGAGAAGTGAGGGTAGAGAGGGGAATGGGTTGGgttgtggaggggtggggttagggtggagggggatggggatggggaggcAGGTAAAGGGGGTTGGTGGAGAAGTGAGGGTAGAGAGGGGAATGGGTTGGgttgtggaggggtggggggtgcagaggTGGCATGAGGTGCACGGTTAGTGAGGTGCAGAGAAGGGAGGGTGGGGCAGAGTGATGtttggggatgggtgggggagTTGTGACAGATAAAGAGGTGTGGGAGTGCGGTAGTGGGAGGGTGaagatgcagagagaggggagtgggggagggtaGGAGGATGGGACTATACTGAGGAATGGTGGATGGGGTAGGGTGAAGAGTGAGGGGATTTGTGGAGTGGGAAGTCAGTGTTGGGAGCATGCCACTATCTGGGAATTTATCTGCTTAACAGGAAGACTGAACTTTTGTGCAGATTCTCCAGCTTGCTGAACAGTTTTAGATTGGCCAGCAAATACGGACCTACGAACCCACCGCTCTGGGTTGTCATCCTACGTATATGTGAATTAGTTGTGACAACCTAAAAACCAGCCAGCTTAGGCCACTAACCTCGGACAGAAATTACAAGTATTAGTTTGGATACGGTGTTGTACCACATTCATTTCACAGGTTGAAATATTGCACGTTAACTTTAGCACAGCACATTGATAATGGTCCTAGCAGTCTCAACGACAGCTGTAACCTGAAGGCTAAGAATAAATATAAACCGCGTGCTCACAGATATccacacacaggaggagggagagctAATCAATTCATTGGCTCTAGAGTAACTTGTCTAGGCTTGATGAGTAACGTTTGCTTGCTTTGGTTACAAGCTAGCAAGGCAACGTCCTATTCCAATAGACAAATTTAACTGAGGTCATTTAGTGTTCGTTTTTGGACTGCACCTTTGTCTTGGGCTCGAATTTCATCTCAGagctctttcttctttctctgcTTGCAGCTGGGCCGATTGTACTAGgtacaagctaacgttagctccTGAAGGGTAACATTAGGACTtatctttgtgttttgttgctaGCACTGAAACTGGCATTTAGTTCACGCACAAAAATAGCGAATGTAGTATAAGTAACAGAATAACAAACACggttttctgaaaatgtcattacattatcGCGTATATAGACCAAATTACCATGTCTGTATTTAAGTTCCAACACAGTCAGTGCAATTTCAATCTGTACTGACAGGTTTGTTCTCGCTTCCTGGCCTGACTGGCCAGTTTTCGCCAAACAATCCTCCGCCAATCAGATGCTTTCGTTTTAGGGGTGCCCTATCATTTTCAGCTTGTCTGTACCACTGAACACAGTTAATTGGTCTGTATCAAAGACCAGTAAAAGTACACCaggaaattttctttttggtttgggggaaaaaaaacaaagattgaTTGGATGGCTACTGCATTTTGGATACCAGTGGAAGGCTTTCTAGTCATGACGAGAGCACAAACTCTCAATGCAGAGTGAGCAAGGGTTGTGAGAAGCCTCTGATGGCAACAACAGTTTACTGGTATAAAGCGCAGACAATGTTTATgctttaaattgaatttattttcatattaactTGGGAAAGTCATTTCTTTCTATTGCTCAATTAACTGAGCTAATGTTTGTATAATGTcttgcatttgtgtgagtgtgtgtgtttacctgtgcgaGTACATTGTACACTGAAGTGTAATCATGTAATCTTTAGAAAAGTAACAAATCAGATTAAGCACATTTTCGAAAGTATCCTGGGCTAACTGcagtatattcatttttgtaatctGATTATGTAATCCAGATTACTTGTTTCTATCTAACACTGACTACTTGGCTAAAAATGTCTTTATAATCTAGATGGCTCGTTGGCATATGGTGAGGTTACATGGTAGTTTCTGTTTTAACCTGAAAATTGGCTCCACTAACCCCGGTctttacattaatataacaACTGAAACGTTGGTCAGAGTGCCTTGTCCCTGATAAATAAATTTCAGAAAGttactgaacacaaaacaaaaggaataaaaatactATTGTCCCACTTGTTATGGTGAGGATAGGGACAGCCTAGCAAGTAACAGATTGACATTTTCACATATAGCGGTAGTTAAACATTCTCACAGTTCTTTTTGAACGCCCTTACTGGTGAACACTGCTGGAGAGCAAAAAAGGCTGACCGTGACTATTTTtgggttgcaggagcaatgccGTAGCTCAAACAGCGCAATGGAAGTAACGACTGGAATTTTCCTCTGTATAAATACACTCAAGGTCCATTTTTCTGTCTATTTAGATGAACACACAGCAGGCCCGATTGTCTGCTCTCAGGGCCCGAATGCCAGTTTTTAGTGCAGTCAGTCCCCATTATGGTTATATTCAGCTCTGTCCTCTCTTGTGCATCCTGTAGCGGGGTACACAAGAGCAgtcacatttttccatttcttgaGTCATAATGGACCAGTTCCAAATGTGTCACACGACTTGCTGATCTTTGCATTCCCAGCTCATTCTCTCCAATGTCGATGTGGAGCTCAAGTACTACGACCTGGGTCTCCCGTACCGCGACCAGACCGACGACCAGGTGACCATCGACTCCGCCATAGCAACCAAGAAGTATAACGTTGCGGTCAAATGTGCCACCATCACTCCTGATGAAGCCAGAGTGGAAGGTATCTATTTGTTTCCTGGAgcggcggggcagggtggggagggACTCTGGATTTAGTTTTTGTAGgatgtagattttttttcatgtgtgatTGGGGCGACAGGAAATTGATTCTGTCCATGGGGGGGACAGATAGTTTCTGCTCACTGGCCTTTAAGGGAAGGACAGGAAGTAGTCTTAAGCACTAGCACATTATAAAATGCACTCAAGCCATCTCAATTGGATGTACCAACTGCCATGGATGATATAGTGGATGGAAATCCCAAAGCACATAGCAGTTTAGCAGTTTAATCCATTTCAGCTTGTATGAGGAACAGGTCAATGGAAACAGCCAGATGCCAAATTAAACTGCATCTTATAAAACCTTGGATGGCCCAACCTGCTAATACCCATTAGGAATGCTGTTGACCAAGAACAGAAAGTAATACAGTGATGgatctttttgtgttttatgatcTCTGACAATGGGCATGGCCTCTCCTTATTTCCCTCCAGAATTCAAACTGAAGAAGATGTGGAAAAGCCCCAACGGAACCATAAGGAACATCCTGGGAGGCACCGTCTTCCGTGAGCCAATCATCTGCAAGAACATTCCCCGTCTCGTCCCTGGTTGGACGCAGGCCATCACAATCGGCAGGCACGCCTTCGGCGACCAGGTACATTTTTCTCTGCGCAGTCGAATACTTCATTTAGCGTTTTTGACCGAAGTAGACGAAAACCTCTGCTGTTTGTATGTCTGACTGTTTTTGCCTTGTGGTACAGTACAGAGCGACAGACTTTGTGGTGGACCAGCCGGGCAAATTCAAGATGATGTTCGTCCCCTCGGACGGGAGCGCGGGGAAGGAGTGGGAGGTGTACGACTTCCCCGGGNNNNNNNNNNNNNNNNNNNNNNNNNNNNNNNNNNNNNNNNNNNNNNNNNNNNNNNNNNNNNNNNNNNNNNNNNNNNNNNNNNNNNNNNNNNNNNNNNNNNggagagggagagaaagagggaagtgACACCGGCCTGGCCGCTGAGATCCGAGAATGGGGGCGGGTTTCCACCCAAGCCACCGCGAGGCGAAAGCGGGTCCGAGAGAGAGACGCCGCGTGACGCTTTCGCTTCCGCCGTTCTGGAAGGAGCCTCGCTCTGGTGCGGCGGACGCCGGCGCGACCCACCGAAACGCACGCTGCGCACTACGCATTACCATGTGCTTCATTAGGGCCTTCTGACTGAGCCAGCAGTCACCTGCGTCCTGTTCTGGGAGGACTACTCTatgtggagggaggggctaaAAAGGAATCAACTAATATCTCATACAGACAGGCaagcaggcagacacacacacatacacacacacacacatccatacacatgcgcacatgcacattcacacacacgtacacatgcacgtgaacacacatgcacacatgcacatacacccaaacacgcacatgcacgcacacacacacacacacacagaattggTTTTGCCCTTACTGGAGTTTCTtatatgaacagaaaaaaataaaaatctgaatacagTAACAACTGCCAGTACGCATGGCAGTCACCTTGAATAAAGACATCACCTAAAACAAGAGAAGAGTCACATGCTCGGTCTCATTCAGTCACTGTGTAGGCACTCTTAGACAAGCATATGCTCATACAggatctctcacacacacacacacacacacacacacaagcccacatacgtgtatatatgtgcacacgtgcactcacatacacaaacatgtatgcgaaaatacacacatgcatgtacacacccCTGATacccacatgtgcacacacaaatccacattCACACAGGGACAGGCACACACCAcgcaacacacacgcacacacacgttggTTACCCATCTCCCTTGCTTGCTGATTCCAGTTGATCATTCTACCCCTCTAACTCCTCATAATCAGGGTTATTGACACAGATGCTCTGTATTAACAACCAGAGTGACACATCTAATCCAGTCAGGCCAGAGGAGGCCTctttgcctttctctctctctctctctctctcccaccctccatctctctctctctctctcccaccctccccctctctctctctcccaccctccatctctctctctcccaccctccccctctctctctctcccaccctccctctctctctccatctctctctctccctccctccctcccatctctGCCATTTCTGCCGCAACGTCTGTGGAACCGACACACCAAGAGAGAAAAGGACCACCCTCCAGACTCCATCAACTGCCTCGGAAAAGAGAGCGGAAAAGAATGAGAAAAGACAGCAGATGTGAACATGCTGGAGAAGGTATTCCTCACGGAcatctgagcgcgctcagtccgGCTTTACACCTACAAGCCTTCCAATGTGAAGGTGAGTGTGCCAACCTCATTCCTGCCACAGTTACAGAACTtagagccaccccccccccccccccccccccccgcccgcaaCACACATTACCCGTACCTGCAGGATTATTACCAACAAAACAGGCCTATCCCTAACCCCACCCAGTTACCACACACCAACGGCACAGCTGAATTTAAAGTGCAGAGGACAGAATAtagaaaaatgtcaaatatatgtgtgcatatgcagcACACCCCCTCGTCTCTTCACCTCCTGTATAAATCTAATTCCGGCATGATGGGGTTGGGGGTCGGGTAGAGGTTGGGATttctggaggggtggggggagggggcagctgGTCGTCAAAGTAACGCCCGTCGTTGTCACTTGAGCCACCAGCCCATCCTGTTTAGCATGACAGGGCAATGGGGTTTaaattgagggaaaaaaatggcgCTGCATTATACTTAACGGCATCTTTGCCAGACTGGCTGGCCCTGCAGTGGTCCCCTACGCCTCCAACGAAGCTGAAGGACCCCCAttaccccaccccaaccccaaaacACACGCCACGGAGCCCCGCAGCTCCCACACACAGTTcaccaccccgcaccccccccccccccccccccccccccccccccgggcgccAGCCCTTCCCCCACACCCTTCCCAGGGTCCGGCGGGCGACTCTGGCCCGTTCGTTCGCACGCGTGCGGTAGAGGGCGGGCGGTGGCGACCGGCGGGTCGTTGTTCTCGCCGCGCGGGGTCGGCC
Encoded here:
- the idh2 gene encoding isocitrate dehydrogenase [NADP], mitochondrial; its protein translation is MAGYLKVLSSLSRSAAALSKNPAVLAPASTCQNLQQRNYADKRIKVAQPVVEMDGDEMTRIIWEFIKEKLILSNVDVELKYYDLGLPYRDQTDDQVTIDSAIATKKYNVAVKCATITPDEARVEEFKLKKMWKSPNGTIRNILGGTVFREPIICKNIPRLVPGWTQAITIGRHAFGDQYRATDFVVDQPGKFKMMFVPSDGSAGKEWEVYDFPG